A single region of the Agromyces sp. Leaf222 genome encodes:
- a CDS encoding 50S ribosomal protein L25/general stress protein Ctc — protein MAEDNKVVADIRESFGKGAARKIRAVGKIPAVIYGHGTDPQHVTLPGHQVALLIRKANAVLDLQIEGKSQLVLVKDVQKDPVHQIIEHMDLIVIKKGEKVQVEIPVHVEGETAAGTIAALESHTLLLEVEATHIPESVVVSVEGLEEGSQIHAKDVELPKGASLITDAEALIVVVNTPQKADLGEEAAEAEAAEAEAAEAPADEAAAE, from the coding sequence ATGGCTGAAGACAACAAGGTCGTCGCGGACATCCGCGAATCGTTCGGCAAGGGCGCCGCCCGCAAGATCCGCGCCGTGGGCAAGATCCCCGCCGTGATCTACGGCCACGGCACCGACCCCCAGCACGTCACGCTGCCCGGCCACCAGGTCGCGCTGCTCATCCGCAAGGCGAACGCCGTGCTCGACCTCCAGATCGAGGGCAAGAGCCAGCTCGTGCTCGTCAAGGACGTCCAGAAGGACCCCGTGCACCAGATCATCGAGCACATGGACCTCATCGTCATCAAGAAGGGCGAGAAGGTCCAGGTCGAGATCCCCGTGCACGTCGAGGGCGAGACCGCTGCCGGCACCATCGCCGCCCTCGAGTCGCACACGCTGCTGCTCGAGGTCGAGGCGACCCACATCCCCGAGAGCGTCGTCGTCTCGGTCGAGGGCCTCGAAGAGGGCTCGCAGATCCACGCCAAGGACGTCGAGCTGCCCAAGGGCGCCTCGCTCATCACCGATGCCGAAGCGCTCATCGTCGTCGTGAACACCCCGCAGAAGGCCGACCTCGGCGAAGAGGCCGCCGAAGCCGAGGCCGCTGAGGCCGAGGCCGCCGAGGCTCCCGCCGACGAGGCTGCCGCCGAGTAG
- the pth gene encoding aminoacyl-tRNA hydrolase codes for MGLTDLFRLRRKEDPTVAANTWLVVGLGNPGAQYAGNRHNVGQMVVDELASRIGASFKTHKTPSRVAEGFLRPGGPKLVLAKSNGFMNTSGGPVSALLKFYGLEPDRLIVVHDELDIPFDTVRLKAGGGHGGHNGLRDILKATGNADFTRVRVGVGRPPGRQDAADYVLKDFSGTERATLANLISDAADAVEAIADVGLVAAQQKFHSPA; via the coding sequence ATGGGTCTGACCGACCTGTTCCGCCTCCGCCGGAAGGAAGACCCCACCGTGGCCGCGAACACCTGGCTCGTCGTGGGCCTCGGCAACCCCGGAGCCCAGTACGCCGGCAACCGGCACAACGTCGGGCAGATGGTCGTCGACGAGCTCGCGAGCCGCATCGGCGCGAGCTTCAAGACCCACAAGACGCCGTCGCGCGTGGCCGAGGGGTTCCTGCGACCCGGCGGGCCGAAGCTCGTGCTCGCGAAGTCGAACGGCTTCATGAACACCTCTGGCGGGCCCGTCTCGGCGCTCCTGAAGTTCTACGGCCTCGAGCCAGACCGGCTCATCGTCGTGCACGACGAGCTCGACATCCCCTTCGACACCGTGCGCCTGAAGGCCGGCGGCGGCCACGGCGGCCACAACGGCCTGCGCGACATCCTGAAGGCCACCGGCAACGCCGACTTCACGCGCGTGCGGGTCGGCGTCGGGCGCCCGCCCGGCCGGCAGGACGCGGCCGACTACGTGCTGAAGGACTTCTCGGGCACCGAACGCGCGACCCTCGCGAACCTGATCTCGGATGCCGCAGACGCCGTCGAGGCCATCGCCGACGTCGGACTCGTGGCGGCGCAGCAGAAGTTCCACTCGCCCGCCTGA
- a CDS encoding ribonuclease H — MITAAADGSALGNPGPAGWAWYVDDDRWGAGGWKHATNNQGELKAVLELFRATAHLDDELLVLCDSQYVINCITKWMPGWKRKGWRKADGKPVLNVELLKELDDELAGRRYRFEWVKGHVGHPMNEAADVRARAVAESYRSGGPVPSGPGWRDEISGAATRGADATTDAAASVDPIDEVELELAAASVIDASVPADPNPGADDDTLFSFDEAPDAWHQLTVELSTEEHDRLLQLARAAGVAPEEYLRGLI; from the coding sequence GTGATCACTGCCGCCGCCGACGGATCCGCCCTCGGAAACCCCGGCCCGGCCGGGTGGGCCTGGTACGTCGACGACGACCGCTGGGGCGCCGGCGGCTGGAAGCACGCGACGAACAACCAGGGCGAGCTGAAGGCCGTGCTCGAACTGTTCCGCGCGACCGCCCACCTCGACGACGAGCTCCTCGTGCTCTGCGACAGCCAGTACGTCATCAACTGCATCACGAAGTGGATGCCGGGATGGAAGCGCAAGGGCTGGCGCAAGGCCGACGGCAAGCCCGTGCTGAACGTCGAGCTGCTGAAGGAGCTCGACGACGAGCTCGCAGGGCGTCGCTACCGCTTCGAGTGGGTGAAGGGCCATGTCGGCCACCCCATGAACGAGGCCGCCGACGTGCGGGCGCGTGCGGTCGCCGAGTCCTACCGCAGCGGCGGGCCGGTTCCTTCGGGTCCGGGGTGGCGCGATGAGATCAGCGGGGCGGCGACGCGCGGTGCCGACGCGACGACGGATGCCGCGGCATCCGTCGACCCGATCGACGAGGTCGAACTCGAGCTCGCCGCGGCATCCGTCATCGACGCATCCGTGCCGGCCGACCCGAACCCGGGGGCCGACGACGACACCCTGTTCTCGTTCGATGAGGCGCCTGACGCGTGGCACCAGCTCACGGTCGAGCTCTCGACCGAGGAGCACGACCGGCTGCTGCAGCTCGCTCGAGCGGCCGGCGTCGCGCCGGAGGAGTACCTCCGCGGGCTCATCTGA